The region aagataaaacatcctGATTTGCTTCTGATCTAAATAAACATTATCATGGGCTGAATCCATGTGTTCCTAAGGTCAACCTATAATCTAATGAACAACCAGGAACTGTTGACAACATTACTTCTTCAGTCATTAGAATCATAATcataacctgtgtgtgtctgtctatgtttaccataatggtgttgttgtgtgtgtttgtatctaaagtgttcataggtgtgttttcttcaatgCTCTGGCCTTTCTCCACTCTCTCCTCATTACTTCATTTCCGGCCTTGTTGctggatgaacacatgactcgTGTCTCACATCCAGTCTTTAGTGAACATCATCATTGGTATCTGGTGTTGCCACCTTTGAATTCCCTTTGCTTTGTGAAAGTATCCCAGAATGCTACTCTGGAAGGAACAGGACATCttggaaaaaaacagtcagtttgagTGTCTTAAGTtatcagaaaaaatgttgcagacaggatgtgaagacagtgaagacagataCAGAGCCCTATCCTATCGCTTCCCCTACATAactgtttgtccttctcttcaaacatatttttttccttcattacttcatttaactgcaaacctcttagaaattacataatccctcctcttgGAAATTAACATTCTCTTCATACTTAGCAAtccatctcttttctcttcacctcttctccttctcttatcAACGTGGCCAAAACTTTCTAAACAATTCTTGTTCAACGTAACTATTAATGTAAACCCTCTTTGTGATATGGtgccaaagtgaaacatttataaccacatTTATTTACCCCATTGTTCCTAGCAGGGCCTGTGAGAGGATTACCCCCATTGGTTCCCCATcataatttgaactgactcAGGGACATGTAGAGATTTATTCTCATTAGTACCGCTTAATCTCCCTTCTCAAGTCTATTCCTTTATTGGGCAGATCAATCCAGAAGCTACAGATTGTTCTCCTGCACTTTTTCCTCCCCTCGTAGCGATCCAGTAcgcctgacctgctgtgtctaGCCTTCCTAGCAGTGCTAGCAGTGCCTGTTCAgggatttcttttgcagcttctgcaccTAGATATATTTTAGACAAGTCCAGTCTGTGTCTACTGATCCCTCCCCCTCTAGGCTGCTTCCTGATTTTAACTTCCAGTCTCTTCTTGACCCTCCTAGCATGCAGATCTCTCCACACAAACCAACTCTAcgcactttctccttcacttatgcacaaataaataaatacacacgctttaaacacactttaacacactttcTACTACTCCATCTGCAGCACATACGGTTCAATCTCAGTCGAACAGTCAACCAcagacttttttgtttttgtttttttgttttttcaacacacacactcacatcagaGCTCAGCACTCATTCACTCAATCACTCAGTATCACTTAAGACATCAGAACAATTTTCAACACTcataaaagaaaacttttttatcccaagcttgtatcttcagattatttgatttgtatgcTTGTATTTTCAATGGgtttatcagtcacacaaattctcattcactctgatcttcccatacgtatggttggatcttatcaaacacacactaactctgggtgaccttatttcagccagatGACGCTTAAGAAACGCACCCCAATGTATACACGGATGTatgcagacactgaaagactcaccacaagtttatatcaattacttatacagtttatgcattcatacgcccattttatttcagtgggacaTGTGTGTAGTGGAGGGGGTTTTCAATTTAGATTGGATTCAATTTTAAGTTCATGCGCATGAAGTGATTGCTATAtttagctgcagcctttttTTTACGCTATTTCACAAATTACGGTTCCCAAATTATCTTTATATCACCTTCACTTATTGTGcacttatatatatttttcttaatttcttatttttaccggccggttattacaatttattattatgtcagtATATGATCGTTATCTCTTCAAACTATCTTCTGGATTATAGAGACACGATAGGCGTAGTCTCTTAACTATGCTATTTCTTGGCACCTTTTCTGAATATTAGAGTCAAATTGTGCCACTATCGGTTACTGCCGGCACTcgatcaaagacacacaaatggacaaacaaaacagctgcttcaccgccggaagcagtagaagggcccagggttgtcaactcaaaaccctggaaaaagcTCAAAGTCCACACTGGGACCCCCTGGTTTCCCAAAACCAGTAATAAcgcaagtccacacttggaccccggtttcccaaaaccgtattctcagcacaagtccactcttggaccccggtttcccaaaaccgtattctcaacacaagtccactcttggaccccggtttcccaaaaccgtattctcagcacaagtccactcttggaccccggtttcccaaaaccgtattctcagcacaagtccactcttggaccccggtttcccaaaaccgtattctcaacacaagtccactcttggaccccggtttcccaaaaccgtattctcagcacaagtccactcttggaccccggtttcccaaaaccgtattctcaacacaagtccactcttggaccccggtttcccaaaaccgtattctcaacacaagtccactcttggaccccggtttcccaaaaccgtattctcaacacaagtccactcttggaccccggtttcccaaaaccgtattctcaacacaagtccactcttggaccccggtttcccaaaaccgtattctcagcacaagtccactcttggaccccggtttcccaaaaccgtattctcaaagTGGTCTACCCATAGACTCACCCTGGTCTCCCAAGACCAGTAACACAACACGGTCCACACTTGGACATCACAGTGGTCTCTCTAGACTCACCCTGGTCTCCCAAGACCAGTAAcacaagtccacacttggacataCGAGCTTCACTAAGCTCCACAAACTTCTCCCcagctgctgtcttaatttctggCTGTTCCCTTTTAGTCGTAATGCCAATCAGTCCAATCTGTGCTTCACTTCTCTAAGTGAAGCTCTCCTTGCAGCAGCCGTCCATGTGCACCTGGAGTTTTAGCGAAACACACCCTCTGCTGCAACACCTCTCACGTCTCTGAGGTCTCTGAACAACTATTTGGAGCATCCAACTACGCTTAGTGACTTaaactttagatattttaactttgccaattcaaatttgtgtaaGGGATTCAAATGACCTTACCTTTAGCTAGCCTGTCACACCACGCAGAGAGGATGCCCCTCAGAGCCGCACCGACCGCTCTCCTTCCTTTCAGAGATCCTCCTGATCCTGTATCCTATTCGTGACGCCAgttatgtggtgagagtgttttgtccagcaaaataccaaaataaaaccaaagtacaacgaggatgatgttacagccaaaacgggaattctttattgatacgcagatcatcagtacagattaatcgggaacagcccctggatgcatgtctcctgacccttttatagtcacagtcctccatttgtgtgtgggttagctttgtacgtgtcctattcatgagaaaacaggaaaccaattgttcccggcaactgtccaaatctaggtaaccagcccatgtcaggttgacccgcttcctgtcttcctgtttttcggacaatctggttattcgctgccaaacttgaaaatgtgtttcctctgatttgaaatgtgacccacacatgcattatttcgcttccacaagATCAGGTTGCCAGGGTGGTCAAAGTGATCAAAAATTGCAGTGCAAAAGTTGCAGTTGCCTTCCTTGCCCAAAGTGAGATAAGTATTGTTCTTGAGGAAGCTCTGAAACAGAACTTTAGTGGACTGCAGTGGGTGAGCCGTGAGTTCTGGATTACATCAGGTCGTCTTGCCATTGAGATGACCTGCTGGAGGGTCTCTGGGCTTCTCCATCAGAAAGACAAAGATAGCAGGCATGCAAGATTTTCTTTTGCAGGTGAACCCGAGTCAGGATCCTCAGAATAAGGTACTGAAAGAATTTTGGGACATCACATTTGGTTGCAGGTTAGAACCCAGTCCAATTAGCCAAATCCAGTGCTCTGGCTCTGAGAGACTACCGGGCGTTAACACTCCTTTCACTGATGAGTCAGAGCTCAGGATATCTAATAATGTGTACAAAGCTGTGTGAATAATTCATGCTTGTGGAAAGGTGATTTGGATGCAAAGCAGGTAGGAGGTGACCCTCTTGGAGTATATGATAATTTCAACAattcatattgatgatcactgtTCTCTATCGTTGGTTGGGAATCACCTTCAAGACGTGAATTTCACGTTTCAGTCAGGAGAGCGAGACTATTTTTACAGAAACGGTGACTCTGCAGCAACTTCTGAGCTTCTGGCAGAGGAACAAAACAGGAGACATTGTATTTGTGACTGCAGGTAGCTACGATGCTTCTCTACCAAATGGAAAACAGTTTACTATGAATGGAACATAACATGGGCTGCTGAATCCACAAAGGTAGCAAATGTGCCTGAATACCATGGGGGGCAGCAGGGGCTCAGctgtagagcgggtcgtccaatgttccgagatcggtggttcgattcccgctcctgcccaaaaacacctggagtgtgagctgacagtgggaggtgtcagttcacctctggGGCACTGCCGAAGCGCCCTTatgcaaggcgccgtccccctcacaagctgctcatttgggtgctccacaaaggggctgcccaccactctacctccccatgCATGCTTTCAGGCCCCCTTGtgcgtggttgtgtgtgttacacaggCCTGTACAcgctaatatgcatgcgtgtgactGACTAACATACACTACAGTGTGCAATCTTAAtatccctttggggattacaacaacataaaacattttttaaaaagttttttttaattacttgtaTGCATGTGTTCTGTATATTTTAGTGTGCAGACTACCAATTTAAATCTCACATGACAGAAGCAAGAAACAAGACTAACTGAGAAGTTGTGGTGTTTTTTCAGAGGCCACAGTCATTTTGTGGGGAGAACTGTGGGTCTGGTTTCTGTCAGGCTGTAATTAAAGGCAAACCCATCTGCTGTTTCTCCTGTGTcccctgtgctgctggagaTATCAGCAACTCCAGCAGTGAGTGGAAGTCCTTCTAACAGTAACTAAGtgatattttaacaaaaatcaatGCTATATTTGTATCTCACCTACATCTCAACATTGACCTGTTTTCTTAGCTTGAGTATGTGTTCCATTCAGATTCTCCTGAGTGTTCAGGGTGTTCATTGGAGTTCTGGTCAAATGAAGGTCACAGCCACTGTGTTCCTCAGGTGATTGAATTCTTATCTTACAGCGAGAGCATGGGGACCCCCCATAGACGGTCTCGTTGTTTGGAACATGTTTGACTCTACTGGTGTCAAgtgtcttcttttgttttcgTCACACACCTCTGGTCAAAGCCAGTAACTCTGAACTCAGCCTTGTGCTGCTCTTCTCTTTGACTCTGCTTCCTGTGTTTGACCTTCATAGGCCAGCCCTCTGAATGGTCCTAATGTTGAGACGTACAGCGATTGGCTTCACTTTTCCTCTGTGCATGTCTTACATCTGagcaaaaaaaatcagttttaagGCCAGAGGCCCAGTAAGGACAGTTCCACAGTGCTCTTCCCCATGACAAAGAACAACAGTTTTCAGCAGGTACAATAATTGCAGGTTTTAGTTTCTGCACTCTGGTTACACCTTGCTCCACCGTTTCCCTACAAAAATACTACTCATGCCACAGAACGGATTGTTCTTGAGTGTGATTTAGGTTCCCCCCTGGGGTTCGGGGCTATGTTGGGGCACATGGTGAGCTTTGTTTAATCCTTGCGTTTCTGGCTCCAACACTGTCTgattatttcaatgaagccagGCTTATCATCTTCAGCATGTTAATATTCTGTGCTGTGTGGATCACTTTTACCCCAGCATATATCAGCTCTCTGTGGCTGTAAAAATATTTGCTACTCTGGCCTGTAGTTTTGGGttacttttctgtatttttgctccaaaatgttatattttactgtttaaacAAGATAAAAATACCAAGAAACATATGATGGGGAGAACCCTTTAAAATCAGTAACAAttgtacatttattaaaaaccTTGAAATGAGCAAGAGGGTTCagacaataaagaaaataatgtgcCTTCAAATTGCGCTGATGAACTGAAGgaatttgctgtttgttttttatgtcagcAGTCTTGTCAAATTTTTGAAACGGTAAATACATTTTAGCATTGTAGCATTCTTTACTCTGCAGTTGGTcagtccatccgtctgtccgtcaATCAAATTAGAATTCTGAGCTCTTATTTGGAGTTTATTTGACATGGCAACAGGGATTCATTCGGGGTATTTTGGATCAACTGACCGTGGCactaatttcattcatttttctttaaaattatttcattcaatttaaattgaattttttaaaacagagaactattaattaaatttattgtaGCACACCAAAATTCAAGATGAGATATGAAGTTTGAGTCTCTTCAATAGGTCACTCTGTTCGTCACATCATGAGCGCCGCCATTGGTGGAGAGAAACATGGATGTTGTAATCAGCTATCTGTGACGCTGAGGTAGTTCAGGCCTGTGAAAACGCCACGCTATAAAATGTTCACAGTTGAGGTTTCGTGTTTGAACCTGGGGTGTTACATAACAGGGTGGAAAGCTATGCTGCTGGTAGCAGGTATGGCACTTCTCTTCCTACTGGCTACAGGAGGAGGGAACCCTGCGTGTCAGACATATGGAACAAAAGAACAGGCTCAGTTTTCTAAGGAGGGAGACATCAACATCGGAGGCATTTTCTCCTTCCACCAGAACCCAGTCGTTGTTGATCCAGCTCTCCAGTCTAACCCTGGAAGAATCCAGTGTGAAGGGTAAGACACTGCTGAAAGCACAAACCACTGAAAACTGTTCTACTAATACAAAACTGTATCCATTTTGATTAGAAATCatcatgcacattttttttgtcttttaaatttttgCCTTTTAAATTTCCAACAACGGAATTTTCCCCATCCTCTTATCTCCAGACTAGACCCAGGAGAGCTGCAATATGCGTACACCATGATGTTTGCCATTAGCGAGATCAACAACAGCTCAGAGCTGCTACCAGGAAGGACACTGGGCTACAGGATCTTTGACTCCTGCCCTAGTGTCCCTCTGTCCATCAGAGCATCACTGAACCTCATGAATCGTTACCAGACTGGGGGCGACTGCAGCAAACTCTCTACGGTACATGCTGTCATTGGTGAAACTACATCCACCTCCACTATAGGTATCGCGCGTGTCGTGGGACCTTTCCATATACCTGTGGTGAGTGCCCCCTGCAGTTTCATCCAGGAATacgtttatttttaaattagagACAATATATTGTGTTGCTATGACTATTTGATATTAGGCATCCAAAGAtgtgaaaatctgctatttgTTACACATGTTTCAGATCAGTCACTCAGCAACGTGTGCGTGCCTCAGCAACAGAAGAGACTATCCCTCTTTCTTCAGAACCATACCTAGTGACATCTATCAGAGCCAAGCCTTAGCAAAGCTTGTGAAACACTTTGGCTGGACGTGGGTAGGAGCTATCAGAACAAACAGCGACTACGGGAACGGTGGCATGGCTACTTTCCTGGAAGCAGCAAAAAAGGAAGGTGTATGTGTAGAGTACTCTGTAGCTATTTACAGAACTGATCCCAGGAAGTGGTTCTTAGAAGTGGTTGACATCATCAAGAAATCCACTTCCAAGGTCATCGTAGCGTTTGCTGATGGCACAGACCTTGACATACTTTTTAAGGAGCTTCATGCTCAGAACGTGACTGGAGTACAGTGGGTTGGCAGCGAGGGCTGGATCACATATCGCTTCATCGCCTCTCCAAGAAACTACGCTGTCGTCCAGGGGGCATTGGGTTTTGCAGCACTAAATGCTCACATTCCTGGACTGCAAGAGTTCCTGACCAACAGCAGGCCATCCACCACACCTGGAGACCAGGGACTGGTTGAGCTGTGGGAGGCGGTGTTCAGCTGCACACTGACTCCCAGAGCAGAGACTCCAGCAGAGGGTTCAGCAGCAGCCTGCACAGGGAGGGAGTCTCTgtgggacacaaacacacgcttCACTGATATCTCGGATGCCAGTTTGCTGAATAATGTTTACAAGGCCACATATGCTGTTGCTCATGCATTGCATATGTTATTGACATGTGAAGATGGGCGGGGTCCTTTTGAGAACTATACTTGTGCTGATAGAGAAAATATCCAACCGTGGCAGGTGAAACTGGAAAACCAATGCTGTGCCATATTCATAATACTGCCTTAATCATTCTAAATGAATGGTACCATTGTTTTCCTACAGGTGTTGCATTACTTAACGCAAGTCAATTTTACCACTAATATTGgtgaaaatgtgtattttgaTGATTGGGGTGATCCTGTGGCGCGTTACGCACTGGTAAACTGGCAGATGGATGAGACAGGCTACATTCAGTTTGAGACCATTGGCTACTATGACGCCTCCAGGCCTGAGGGCCAACAATTTCAAATGAAGGAAGGTGTGAGAGCCGTGTGGGCAGGCAGCAGTGTTGAGGTAAGAACATACACACCCTgtccttaaaataaataaataaaataaaataaagcatttgACCCCTTCTATCAAGATAAGGGGTAATACTACTAATTAATAattcaaacaaggcagtcagactgcagcatcccgcaaagggtaggtcagggtatcctgaaagtagtacctgacaagtgcatagcttttaCCTTTctgggtaggtcaaagctatacaCTAGTTTTAACCagagatcaaagttagtgcataggtaggtcaaagcactagctttgatctatggtcttactcacactggccttctcccttgtctatCTAtttttatccggttcctgaatgtacaaaagtttaaattcgaccttgaccttgttttctcaaggtcaa is a window of Antennarius striatus isolate MH-2024 chromosome 7, ASM4005453v1, whole genome shotgun sequence DNA encoding:
- the olfcj1 gene encoding olfactory receptor CJ1, producing the protein MMFAISEINNSSELLPGRTLGYRIFDSCPSVPLSIRASLNLMNRYQTGGDCSKLSTVHAVIGETTSTSTIGIARVVGPFHIPVISHSATCACLSNRRDYPSFFRTIPSDIYQSQALAKLVKHFGWTWVGAIRTNSDYGNGGMATFLEAAKKEGVCVEYSVAIYRTDPRKWFLEVVDIIKKSTSKVIVAFADGTDLDILFKELHAQNVTGVQWVGSEGWITYRFIASPRNYAVVQGALGFAALNAHIPGLQEFLTNSRPSTTPGDQGLVELWEAVFSCTLTPRAETPAEGSAAACTGRESLWDTNTRFTDISDASLLNNVYKATYAVAHALHMLLTCEDGRGPFENYTCADRENIQPWQVLHYLTQVNFTTNIGENVYFDDWGDPVARYALVNWQMDETGYIQFETIGYYDASRPEGQQFQMKEGVRAVWAGSSVEVPVSVCSEKCLGGTHRVFFKGKPTCCFNCIPCAVGEFSNSTNAVKCEKCPPEYKSNEKRNGCDLKAIEFLTFRELMGVLLVTFSVFGACLAVTIALIFFHYRQTPIVRANNSELSFLLLFSLTLCFLCSLTFIGQPSDWSCMLRHTAFGITFVLCMSCMLGKTVVVLIAFKATLPGCSVMKWFGPKQQRLSVLSFTLIQVLICILWLTISPPFPFKNMKHYKEKIILECALGSPVGFWAVLGYIGLLAVLCFVLAFLARNLPDNFNEAKFITFSLLTFCAVWITFIPAYASSPGKFTVAVEIFAILASSYGMLFCIFLPKCYVILLKPENNTKRHIMRAVTPRAFITSPP